ACATCAAACCGATCTGCATAAAAGAATTATTTCCGATTCTCTGCATATATCCTCCACCAAGGTACAAGGCATTTTCTTCTCTGTTATACTTATAATCGTAATATTTATCATTGTAATTGATGAAATAATGCTGGAAGTTAGCGCTTAAATAAAAAGAACGGGCAAAATAATAATTCACAAAAGGTCCTACTCCAAACATGGTGGATCTAAAATAATCTGAAGTCTGCCAGGAAATACTTCCTACCACTCCTCCTTCAAGATCTTCAGTAAGGCGGTATCCTACTCTTGGAGAGGCCTGCAGATAAAACGAACTATTGCTCCCGAACCCAAGGCCTATTCCTCCTCCAAAAGTCCATTTGTTATTTTCCTGCACCGGAGCACCTATTGAAACCTGGGAAAATGAGAGTCCTGAGATCATCAGCATCATAGAAATAATAAACTTTTTCATATGTAAATATTTTATTTTGTTCTAAAGTAAGGGATAAATAATCACATTTTCATCTGTGTTTATCACTTAAAAAACTTTATTAATGGTGTTTTTATTTTAACATCGTTTTTATCAATGTTTAAAATTATGGTTTTTTTACGAATTTATTTAGTTGTATTTTTGCCACGTCAAACTAAGAACTCCCGTTAAGAGTTTCGTAAAATTGAAATACAATGAAAGTAGTAGTAGGCCTCTCCGGAGGTGTAGATTCAAGTGTTACAGCACATTTGCTACAACAGCAAGGTCATGAAGTAGTGGCTTTGTTTATGAGAAACTGGAATGATGCTTCTGTAACATTAGAAGATGAATGTCCCTGGATTGAGGACAGTAATGATGCCCTTATGGTGGCACAAAAACTTGGAATTCCTTTCCAGGTGATTGATATGAGCGAGCTTTATAAGGAACGTATTGTAGATTATATGTTCGATGAATATCAAAAAGGAAGAACTCCGAATCCTGATGTTTTATGCAACAGAGAAGTTAAATTCGATGTTTTTATGAAAACGGCCATGTCTTTAGGTGCTGATAAGGTAGCTACAGGACATTATGCCAGAGTGGATTCTACTATTGATGAAAACGGAAAGGAAATCTTTCATCTTTTAGCAGGAAAAGATAACAATAAGGACCAGTCTTATTTCCTTTGCCAGCTAAGCCAGGATCAGTTGTCAAAAGCTTTATTCCCTATCGGAGAACTTACCAAACCTCAGGTAAGAGAGATCGCCAAAGAAATCGGGTTGGTTACCGCTGATAAAAAGGATTCTCAAGGGTTATGTTTCATCGGAAAAGTGAGTTTACCACAGTTTTTGCAACAGCAATTGAAACCGAATGAAGGAGAAATTGTAGAGATCTTCAAAGATTCCCCTTTATTTGCAGAAGAAACTCCTGAATTTTCTAATAAAGAAGAAGAACTTAGCTTCTTATCCAGAAAAATCAATTATAAAAAAGCTGACGGAAAGGTTATCGGAAAGCATCAGGGTGCTCAATTTTTCACGATCGGCCAAAGTAGAGGATTAGGAATTGGCGGACATAAAGAAAGTTGTTTCATCGTTTCAAGAGACATGGAAAACAATATTATTTTTGTGGGAGAAGGAAGTCATTTTCCAGGTCTTTACAAGAAGGCTTTAAAAATAGATAATGCTGAACTTCATTGGGTTCGTGAGGATATGAGACTTCAAAATGGAGAATCTATGGAGGTAATGGCCAGATTCAGATACAGACAGTCTTTACAAAAAGCGACTCTCTATCAGTTTGAAAACGATTTTTATGTTGAGTTTGAAGAACCACAATCTGCCATTGCTGAAGGGCAGTTCGCTTCATGGTATATTGATGAAGAACTGATTGGAAGTGGTGTAATTTCGTAAAAACCGGATTATATTAATATCATTACTTAACGATATCATAAAGCCCGAAGCATTTTGTTTCGGGTTTGTTTTTTTAAAAGAAATATTTTTTGATTTTTTTTGTAACGTATTTTAAATTGTCATACTTACTGAGTAAATAACAATAAAAAATATCATTATGAAAACAACTACAAGAAATCAATATGCTTATGCCAACAGCATTTTAATCGTTTTGGTATCAGCTGTTTTTGGATATAATCTCTATCAGTTGATTGTACATCCAGCCCAATCCAATATTGCTCTAAGCCTTATTTTGGTGGTTCTTACGTCCATTATGGTCAGAAAATATGGATACAAACAGGTCAGGGATAAAAAAGAAAATAATTAATCTCAATATATAACGCCCGAAGCATTTTTGTTTCGGGTTTGTTTTGGATTTATTTTCTGAATTCATCCTTAGGTTTAATTGCGGCCAACAAGAATATTATAATCAACTCCAGGATCAAAATCATGGTCAAGAATCCAATAGGTTTTCCCAACATGACTCCGCGAATTAGTTTGATAATTCCCAAGCCACCAATAAGCATTAAAAAATAAAAAGTTGTCTGTGAAATCATTTCCCCTACTGATTTTAGAATAAAGACAGACAGGTAAAATCCAATGACCAGGATCAGATAGAACTTTAA
This Chryseobacterium sp. G0162 DNA region includes the following protein-coding sequences:
- a CDS encoding transporter, producing the protein MKKFIISMMLMISGLSFSQVSIGAPVQENNKWTFGGGIGLGFGSNSSFYLQASPRVGYRLTEDLEGGVVGSISWQTSDYFRSTMFGVGPFVNYYFARSFYLSANFQHYFINYNDKYYDYKYNREENALYLGGGYMQRIGNNSFMQIGLMYNVLWKEKSSVFANGLVPNIGFVVGL
- the mnmA gene encoding tRNA 2-thiouridine(34) synthase MnmA, with the translated sequence MKVVVGLSGGVDSSVTAHLLQQQGHEVVALFMRNWNDASVTLEDECPWIEDSNDALMVAQKLGIPFQVIDMSELYKERIVDYMFDEYQKGRTPNPDVLCNREVKFDVFMKTAMSLGADKVATGHYARVDSTIDENGKEIFHLLAGKDNNKDQSYFLCQLSQDQLSKALFPIGELTKPQVREIAKEIGLVTADKKDSQGLCFIGKVSLPQFLQQQLKPNEGEIVEIFKDSPLFAEETPEFSNKEEELSFLSRKINYKKADGKVIGKHQGAQFFTIGQSRGLGIGGHKESCFIVSRDMENNIIFVGEGSHFPGLYKKALKIDNAELHWVREDMRLQNGESMEVMARFRYRQSLQKATLYQFENDFYVEFEEPQSAIAEGQFASWYIDEELIGSGVIS